The genome window GCCAAAAAAGGAATTTCTCTCTTGCCGAATACGTCACACTTACATCGACTTGAGTGCTAGTTGTAATCGATATCTTTAGGGACTTGTATCTTTTCAAGGAGTGTTCGATAAAAATACCTTGTAGTTTGTGAAGTGCTATCGGGAAATATCCTATCGAATTGTTGAGTGGGTGGGGGTGGGTGGTTTATGGCGTCAGCTTAGCCGCTGGCTGCTCTTTCGGTGattgtgcaaaaaaataaaaaaaaaaagcaacaataatgcCAAAAGCAAGATAAGCATAGCTTTAAGTCGCCGCAGACAAACCGACAACTGAAAGTTGttgcgtttttgttttttctaagCCAAACGAgtttgttgttagtgttgttgttgtttttgctgtcgcCGCAATCACTTTTGGCCGTGCGCGACTTTAGAGTCTAGACTAGACCTATTGGAATGTTCATACCACTCATACTCATGCtaaaaacatatgtacatatgtatgtatgtatatcttgatacatatatacaaacaaatcGATATCGCTGCAGCTTAAATTACAGCGGACgatcaacaactgcaacaattgctcaacaaaattattacatGCCCTGCAATACaaacagcaattgcaacaaataacaaaataaccaTAACTGTCAAGTAacagcaaaattaattaataggAAATACAAACTCGACAGTGAAATACCCAGTACTTATTATCTAAACAAATCATCTGTCAAATTGCAATTTCGTTAACTCAACTTTAATTCATCCTTTCAAATTCAGTTTGCTACGGCATTCTGTTGAAGCTGCCCGCCTTCTACACTGAgagcattttttaaaatggacGATACAATATTTGAAATGGATGCCATCAAATAAAGTGATACTtatgttgattaaaaataaataataattacatgtgattttcattgtttatcgTTTCAATGTTATGATTATAGtcagctttttatttaaaaattactcaaaattaaTCATGCAAAGATTTCTTAGAaacaatgtttttattaaatataattaaaatattcaatatttattatctctggtatttattttgcaacGTAAAATAAGTGAGTTTATATCTTTGTCGAAAAGGTGCGCATTTCACATTTgaaaaacttaatagaccctttGTGCTTtgtaagtacagggtcttaaAAATTTGGTCAGTGAAAACCTTGGTTTAGTTGCTGCTctctgcattgttgttgctgttaacggcgacatatttttttgtcttgGAAAAATTCTCACCGACAGctaaacaaaagccaaaagtcTCCAACGTTTCATTtcacaaacaaatttatacacTCATTCATACAcacttatatatgtacataccaTACATGGCATAAAGCTAGCAgtcaagaaaaagaagaagaagacgcattttgcattaaaacagttgcaaattaaaataacaacaaacaatagaTAAAgacaaaacttttgttttcttttgatataaaacagcagcgcagcaacaataacaaataaaagcagcaacaacaatacaagaAGCGGCAAGATATTTAACGGCCATGCGCCCAAAGctaacacaacaacaataacaacggcaACGCATAACAGAGCTGCCAGCAAAAGTAAGTTACTAAGGCAAATTGGCTTGTAACGGGGCGAACTTTCACTAGATTGTGGATGCTGCTGCCTGCCCATCAGCTTTCTGCGGGGTGTGTGACATACCAGTCAGCTTTATAATTTCCATAATTTGttcgcagcagcaacaacagcaacagctcgAATGTActcgatatatgtatgtacatacaaacatacaattGCAGAGCGGTTAATTTGTAGCAAATCAAGATGTTATCGATAGGCCAGTAAATAGCATACCGATTGCATAATCGAACATCAAATTGACAGAggtatttttaatgttgttggtCGTTTTTGcgcttttacttttgtttcaTTAATTATCGTCACAAGCGATTTCCAATTATGTTAAATGACAACAGCGATTGGAAAACcgtttaaattgaacaaacatTCCAAAGTTGGCAGCGTCTTGTCTTTGTCGCCACATTCGTTTCAAATGAGTTActgcataacaacaacaacaacaacgaatgcAACAGATTACTAAAGGGGAACCCAACAATTTGGTGGTAAATACCTTAAGCCTCGACTGTCTATAAATCAAGCTATAGACCCCCAGCAAACGAGATCATAATTAGTAAACCTATTGCTATTGTAAAAGTGCAACCATAATCGATTCCTATACAAATTTGGACAAATAATACTAAGGACTGTTTTTTCATAGttcaattaagtttaaattgaaaattatttttgaattccaCTTTAAATTCTATATCTTTTCTATtatatgttttctttataatagttttgacaaaaaaactgtttttccaTAGTCCAATTGTGTTTTAATTGAGAGTTTTAAATTCGATATCATCTTctatatatgttaattaaaatatctttccTTAAGAGTTTTGACAAATAATACTAGGACCTGCTTTTTCACAGTTCTTTTAACGGAAACTGATAATTTGATAATCAATATTTGGAAACTAAAATTaggacaaaattaattaaaaatacaaatatgaaaaaaaaaattgccagctaaaaaatttgataattttgcaaatttaaaaactactatttaatatattgtttaattcattaattcattaataatttaatttattaatttcagatCTTTCTACTTTTTAGTGCTAcgttttgcttaatttttgtactctaaattttttttgctcatgtttaatttgtatttgcttcTCCTCTATCCTGTCTTAGTCTTTTGTTTCGTGTTATtctcaaaaatgtataataattaagcAGGCAACTGTATTGATGATCGATAATCCGGCGAATACCTTCGCGTAGAACTGAATTAGCCAGGTTAACTGGAGAGCAATTTCCTGACACTCACCTGGCTATTACTGCAGTAGTAAATGTCCGACATCCTGGAGCTGTGTTGTTGTCTTCAATGCTTGTCGTTCTGATGATGCAGGTGgtgatgtatttttttttctctttcatgAAATGAACATGACCGCGTTCTTCGCGACGCAGGTGAAACGAGGAGAAGCAGGAGGAGAAGAGGCAGAGCACGGTGCTTTAGGGCAGCGCATTCAACCAGTTTTTCACTGGTCACTTTGAAAAGTGTCACACGAGTGGAAAATGTAACTGATATTGTGATACTGATAGCGATACGGTTTCTGTTTAGGCCGCCTTGCGCAATAGTTTTCAAGCCTTTTGCAGTTCAGATTTTCCGCATGCTTTTGCCAACAAATAGCagataacaaaacaaaaacaaaaacaaatacaacaacaacaaaaacaaaaacacacacgcacacacagtgCACTTCACGCTTCGTCTTGCAGAACACTCACTCGACTTCTCGACTTTTTCCCTCCCAAACAAACGAGAGCGCACGGCGCACGCGCACCTTTccaaaatgaagaaaacaaagcaaacaagagtcaacaacaacaaaaaaaaaaagcgttgCCTCGCGAAATTGAACAACGTGAGATGCCGAAtgctaaatatattaatacgAGTGTTATACGAGTATTATAAAGCTTGCGCGTCAAGCAACCGACTTTGGCCAAGTTAAAATGCTGACTGTCTTAAGCTTCAACTGCTAGCTGTTGTTGGCGAGCAACTTCTTCTTCGACGTTGTCTTCTTCTTCAGCGCAACCGCAACCGCAACGAAAGTTGTTGTAACCAGTTTGACGCTGCCGTTCAGTTGGCTTAAAAACGTCATTGACAGGCGACCGATTAGCGCAAAGGACATTTAAGCATTTAAGCCGGTGATTTATGGTGAAAACTTATTAGCCAAACGAGTCTCACCTGTTTGCGGCCTGTGCGGGAGGATACCTCGCAAGGACGCTGTAGCAAAGCAGACAGTGCCTGTCAGCTATGCATTTTTTGggcattttaaaaagaaacgcatatttttatttacaacaaaaaaaaccatttcttggatttttatttatttatttttattctaaagTAACAAGATATACGATCTCTTCGTTGCCAAAAACCGTTACATTTATTCGTACTCTTAGTTGATATACTAAAACGATAATTGTTTTATAGTTAAgttaatttcaaatgattaGAGCACTTGTTTTGAAATAAAGCATAAGCATGGAAGCatagcttaaaaataaaaaagagccAAATTTAAACCATTTCTAACAATCTAATTTAccgtttttaatttgtttatttttttttttaagtatattaaatataagataaatatgtactttaaaatttggGGTGTACGAATATGTATTGTGCTGAGTGTATGCATTGAATTTGGTCCTATCAAATTTTGTAcagaaagcaaacaaacaaaaaagttacatatttttatcgTGGTATAGCGCCTATATATTcatttgataataataaatatacctACTTTTATTCTGGTTTTAGTTATTCACTATTGTGACCTcgttatttgaattattttgttgGCGTTGCCACCTATGGCACTGCAGTGCTGCcaataacaaataagaaaTCAGCTGTTTGCACATCGATTGCTTTGATGTTCAGTTGTTGTGCTTATCGATTATTCTTAAGCACCTGgatgcttttattttgttgttattggtttgttgttttgttggcACTTGATTTGATTTCGTGTCCTCTACGCTATGATAGCAGTTTATGTCCACTAAGTGACGAATTGTAATGGCGCGCAATGTGCTGCAGAGCAGCCTGCTTGGCGCTGGCTTCAGTATCATCTTTCAGGTGAGGGCTGCTAGACCATCAAATTCCCAGGGGGAGCcaacaagaaaaatacaaaaaaaaaataatgtatgaGTCAGAGAATTTGTAATCGTTGTGTCGTTATCTTTTAGATATTGTGCCGCATCCTAACGTTCGGCATCAATGCCTACATTGTACGGAATGTAGGTCGCGAAGTGCTGGGCATTATGAATGTgcgcctgctgctgctcgagAGCACGTTGCTCTTCTTGTCGCGGGAGGCGATCAACCGGGCTGCGTTGAGCGCCAACTCTCAGCAGCGTGACAAGTGCTCTTGGGCGCAGCTGATCAATCAGATGTGGCTTACGTAAGTGCTTAATAATCCTGTTTACacactctcccactctctctctgtctctctctttttctgcAGTGTGCCCATTTGTGCCGCTCTCTGCCTTCCCTGTCTTTATATCTGGCTGCACTTGCTCTCGACAGTGGATGCTCCCTATAGTGCACAATATGTGTTTGCCTGCTATGCGGTGGCATTGTCCTGTGTCCTGGAACTGCTCGCCGAATCGACGGTTTATGTGTCTCAGGTCTTTTGCTTTGTCAAGCTCAAGATTGTCCTCAACACGCTCCACATTCTGGTGCGCTCCGTCATCTTTCTGTGGATTGTCACTGGCGATCGCAGTGCTGCAATTACCGCCTTTGCCATTGCCCAGTTGGCCAGCGCCGTTACCATTGTCCTGGGGCAGTATGGATTCTTTTATTACTACATCCGACGTTTCAACGCATTCAAactccaacagcagcagcagcagggaCGCAAGAGCAAGGCAGTGCCTGAGTCCAGTTCCTGGGAGCGTTCACTGTTTGAGAATATGGATGATTTTCCATTTACCAAATTATCCGAGCTGCTGCCGGGTGTCATCAGTCGTTCCGGTTCCGGCGACGGATTCTTCAACAGAGAGCTACAAACACTGACCCTAAGCTTTGTGAAGCAGGGCGTGCTCAAGCAGATTCTAACGGAGGGCGAGAAGTATGTGATGTCCGTGTCGCCGGTGCTCAGCTTTGGCGAGCAGGCCACCTACGATGTGGTCAATAATCTGGGCAGCATGGCAGCCCGTTTCATCTTTCGGCCCATCGAGGACAGCGCCTATTTCTATTTTACGCAAACGATTGCCCGGGACACACGATTGGCCAAACAGCCGCCGGAGCGAGTGCGTCAGGCGAGCAGTGTACTACACAATCTACTGCTGGGTGTCAGTTCCATTGGCCTGCTGGCATTCACCTTTGGTCAGAGCTACTCGCAAaccttgttgctgttgtacgGTGGTGAGGATTTCGTTGCCGGCGGTTTGCCACAGCGTTTGCTCCAATGGCACTGTCTGGCCATCTATCTGCTGTCCGTGAATGGCATCAGCGAGGGTTACATGTTTGCCACCAACACCAGTCGAGACATTGACAAGTACAACTATTTAATGGCCATATTCTCCGTAAGTTTCCTTGTCTTGTCCTACATTCTGACGGGTATTTTTGGACCGGTCGGTTTCATCTTCGCCAACTGCATCAATATGCTGGGTAGGATTGTGTACAGCACGTGGTACATACGACAGCAGTATCAGCCGCTGTCACTCAATCCTCTCCAGGGTCTCTGGCCCGGCAAGCTATTTGGCGGCACTCTGATAATTGCCGGTCTTATCTGCTACTGGGTGAGTAGTAATCTCTAACAACTCTTTCATTCCATTCCGTATTTATTGTCTTTGTTTATCCGCAGTACCAAGATGCCATCTTTGCCACGCATCTGGGCGTCGGTCTAGCAGCTGGAATCCTCTGTTTAATCGCCTGGGCACTGGCACATCGCGAACTCGTCCACTTGGCCTGGAAGTATGGCCGTcgcatcaaaattgaatgaagttaataccaaaaaaaaaaagaaaacaaaagagtTTGTTAATCCTCTGTTGCTGATGTTACATAAGCTCTCTTTCCTCAGCCTGGAACACAAAATTCACTTCCTGTGACCACAAAACGCACACAACACAAGAGTTGAagttggaattggaattgaaggAGGAACCAACTGTCAACTACATATATTTctagttgaaaataaattaaatgctagTTAagttattgtatatttataattattaattctttGGCTACAAATTGTTAAAGACGCATCAAAAGACAACGAAATgagataacattttaaaatcaacaaaacttGTAGTTTTTCAATGGGAACTGGGGAAATTTTAAAGTGCTGCCAGTATTTCAAAGGCTTatcgaaacaaaacaaaaatctataaatagcttaaaatttaagaattaaaaaatggaaaaattagGAGTTGTGTAGTTGCACAAATACATTATACTCTTCAGAATTATGAAgctataaattgtaatatacacaagtttaaatatttgtacatgttttttatatgaaactAAAGTAACATTTAAAGATTTCAGTAGTATTTTCTCATTTGGCAAAGCAGATTTTTCCATAATACGATctaatatttacaaaactgGTAAGTCTAGCTACTTTAAAGCTAAAGGAGCAACACAATCTGCaatttagaattaaaatacgaaatgtctttatttttttatgtatgtacatatgtcatgtgatatacatatgtatgaatatgcaacttttataaatttaaatatatgcttGTATCTTGGTCACTTTTTCATATCTttaccaaattaaaaaatcgcTGTTCCGGATATTTTGtgatttgttaaataaagCATTGGTAAAAGTtctttatcttaaaaaaatacttaaaaaccACGAGGAAAATAACTAAGAATtgcaaattttgattttgaaaatgtatgtatttaagtaaatgcatacatgcatacaattAGTCAGAAAAGTATtttgactaaataaaatttcacattttctaatttttttttaatagttaacTTCAAAGAAAAATGCTCTTGTTTTATTAACTTGCATTAAgccaagaataataaaataagaatttagaTTAAGATGCAACATTTTCTTGACCAAaagtatgtgtgtacatatgtatgtattttattgtgGCATTCTGCAGAAATTTCAAAAGAAGTACTAACTCGTGGTTAAACCGCGCGTTTCGTGTTCGATTGCCGTAAAGTGCAAAAATCGCACCGATAAGTGGTGCGATAGTTGTTATCGATACCATATTGGATTGTACGTTAAACAAGCGGCGACCGCGCATTGCAACaatcaacaattttgtttggtttttcaacaaaatgaaGCGCAGCAAAGATGAGGATAAGGATGATGCTGTGACGAGCACAGTAGCTGttgccaacaccaacaacaacaataacagcagcagcagcaacaacaacaacaatggtaaATTGAACAGCAACGTATCGCCGAAcattagcagcagcagcaacaacaacaacaacaatgatgcCAACAACGCCAACGGCGGCACAACAGGCACGGCAGGCACTGTGCGTACTACGGGTCGCGTTAAGGTAAGTAACGACTGTATGTTTAGTGTAAATGTATGTTTTCTCACATTTGGCATTTGCATAGAAACCCAAACAAGTTTACGATCCGTCCGATAATTATATATCACGCGGATCGCGCAGCTCGTTGCCGGCACCGACACCAACACAGACACCGCCAACGCCACCAGCTCCAACCC of Drosophila innubila isolate TH190305 chromosome X, UK_Dinn_1.0, whole genome shotgun sequence contains these proteins:
- the LOC117793418 gene encoding protein RFT1 homolog, with product MARNVLQSSLLGAGFSIIFQILCRILTFGINAYIVRNVGREVLGIMNVRLLLLESTLLFLSREAINRAALSANSQQRDKCSWAQLINQMWLTVPICAALCLPCLYIWLHLLSTVDAPYSAQYVFACYAVALSCVLELLAESTVYVSQVFCFVKLKIVLNTLHILVRSVIFLWIVTGDRSAAITAFAIAQLASAVTIVLGQYGFFYYYIRRFNAFKLQQQQQQGRKSKAVPESSSWERSLFENMDDFPFTKLSELLPGVISRSGSGDGFFNRELQTLTLSFVKQGVLKQILTEGEKYVMSVSPVLSFGEQATYDVVNNLGSMAARFIFRPIEDSAYFYFTQTIARDTRLAKQPPERVRQASSVLHNLLLGVSSIGLLAFTFGQSYSQTLLLLYGGEDFVAGGLPQRLLQWHCLAIYLLSVNGISEGYMFATNTSRDIDKYNYLMAIFSVSFLVLSYILTGIFGPVGFIFANCINMLGRIVYSTWYIRQQYQPLSLNPLQGLWPGKLFGGTLIIAGLICYWYQDAIFATHLGVGLAAGILCLIAWALAHRELVHLAWKYGRRIKIE